The DNA sequence AAACCAgcgtcctctttttttcctttccactGATGATGGTCATTTGCTCGACTTTTTCTTCATTCTTCGTTTCAATTGAAGGTCAACTTAAGGAAGTTAGGCTGAGcttgattgttttgttgaacAACTTTTTTGATGTGTGCAACATCTCGACAGCTTGACGACTTTTACCTGCCTGACATTTTCAAAGCAACAATTAAGCTCATGTACtcgtttgggatttttcattttgacgTGATTTGGACTTTTTCAAACGCACACTCTCAAATTCTGCACTTTTAGTGACTTTGAAGTCCGTTCGGAAAATGCTTCCTTTTCGTTTGCATGTCGTCAGCGTTTGCCGTATTTGTAAACTCAAGGGTTCCGCTTCATGCATGTCGAGTCCTCCCCCTTGTGGagaaaatgttgtctttcttgcatgtgtgcatgtggCGTGACCACCTACGTACTGTCGGTGGCGTGCGCTCACGTGCACATGTTATGGCCGAACCCCGACAGACTCTTTGTTGACTCCTAGACAAAGGCTAAGGCAATATGGAAGTAAAcactgctgccatctaggggcacTTGTCAATATTGTTCTGCCCAAATACATTTGCACTCGCGAGGAAACATGCTTCAGATAacaaacggatggatttttaaaaatgagtatTTTAATGAAGATTTTTTGGTTTTGTGCCGGCAGCTGCGAAAGGACGCGGCGGAGAGCTGCGGCCGCACTCCATGTTCATCCCGGGCCAGTACTCCACGCTGGGCCGGGTGGGAAGCGTCAACTCGGCGCTGCGGCGCTCGCGCACCCGAGATTCCAGCTGCCAGACGGACGAGGTGAAGGTGGTGCCGCCGTCCATGAGGAGAATCCGCGCTCAGCGAGGGCAGGGCATCGCCGCCCAGATGGCCGCCATCTCCACGTCCTCCTCCACCGGCAGCATCTCCGTCTGCGGCAGCGACGGCTCGGGCCTCCGCCGGCGGAACGGGGACCCTTCGCCGTTCAGCAGTCTGCCCCGCCAAGGCGCCAGGGTGTCCCTCAGCGCCGACCCCATCTACAGCAGCACCCCCATCAAGGCGCAAGATGGCGGCGCTCCGCGGCGGCAAATCGGAAAGCTGCAGGCGGACGACACGGCGGTGCACATGAGGAAGGCCCCGAGGACGGGCGCCCTCCCCAGGCCCAGGTCCCAGGAGGTGAGGCGGACGCTTTCCGGCGACTGGGGCGGGGGTCCGGCCTGTGCGGTGTCGCCGCATGCCGCCTACGCCACCTCGCTCATCCCCAACGCCACGCTGTCCCGTTCGGCGCAGGTGGTCGCCCTCAGCGCGGCGGGACAGCCCACGGCTCGGCCTGTCTCTCGGGCCGAGCCCCTCGTCAGCCACAGCCCCACCTGTCCGTCGCTGGCCACTTCCGGCGCAACACCGGAGGGGAGCAGCCTGGCGCCCGCGTCACCTTCCCTTCAGACGGACGAGCAGTGGATCTACGACACGGCAGAGAACGTGGCGGTCCCGCAGCGGACGCTGACGTCCAGCTCGTCCACTCCCGTCAATCAGCTGTACGCCAGCCTGGAGGCCTCATCTCGGACCACCACCGATTCCAGCTCGCTCCACTCCCAAGACAACGACGGCTATTACACCTCCATGCACTTGGACTCGGGTCTGCGTTCGCGTAGTCACGGCAACCGGGCCGCCAGGCACAGCATGTACGAGTGCCGGCAGATGGCCGCCCATCAGGACGAGTACGGGAGCTTGTACGGCGACCGCTCCTTGTCCCGAAGCATCTCCCTGCGCAAGTCCAAGAAGCCCCCGCCGCCCCCGACTCGAACCGACTCCCTAAGACGCAAAGCCGGTCCCAAGAAACCCCTCGGGGGCACGTTGGACCCCAACCTGATCGCCAGCCTGCAGCACAGCCTCCAGCTGGGGCTGCGGCTCGGCAGAGGTCCCGGCGCCTCGCCGTCGTCGCCCTCGCACAGTCCCAGCAGCGACTACGACGACCCTTGGGTGCCGCGTCCGCGGAGTCAGAGTAGCGTTAGCGCCGGCAGTTCGGCCGCCAGCGCAAACGGCGTCTCCAACGCGTACTCGCTTTGCCAGGTCACGCCCGCGCACAGCGACAGCAGCAGCCTGCGATCCGACTATGCCGACTCGTGGGGCTACTACGCGGAATACCCGCCACGCAACCACCACGGTGAGCAGAGCGCACCGCCGACGCCGGTGGCACAGAGCGCGGACGGCGTGTCAAGCGGGCCTCAGCAGAACGGGAGCGGCGAGAGGCCGGGAACGCCGCTTCAGGAGGAAAGGCTGCCGGCAAAAAGTAAAACGTCCTCGCCGGAGCGAGTGCACAGGCTGACGTCGCCCTCCAGCGGCTACTCCAGCCAGTCCAACACCCCCACCGCCGGGACCCCCGTCCCCAACGGGATCAGGTCCACGTCCCCCTCGGGCAGCCGCCCCAGACCCAAAGTCCCCGAGAGGAAATCTTCTCTGCTCTCGTCGCTTTCCGTCTCGTCTTCTTCCACCTCCCTCTCGTCCACCACGTCCGACTCGCCCAAGGCGCCGGCGCACCTGCCGCTGACCTCGTCCTCGGCTCCGACCACGCCGCTAAGCCCGCCGCCGCCCTTCCCAGCCGACATGAATGTAGatatgccgccgccgccgggatGCTCCACGTCCCCGGAGTTCCCACCGCCACCCTCGGACGAAATGCTCTTCGGCCCCACCTTGTGTCCTCCTTCGCCTCCTGCGTCCCTCACGgttccgccgccgccgccgccgcctcctccgttGCCTGCTTCCCTCGCCGTCCGCCCCAGAAAGGCGGCGGCCAAAGCCGAGCTTCCGGAAAGTCCCGCAAAGTGTCCCGCCTTCCTCATCACGCCGTTTGCCCTGCAGAGTGTCCGGCTGCGCTCGGTCGCACGCACGCGGAAGGAGAGCGACGGCCGCCTGGACTCGGACGAGTGTCGGCCCGCCTTGCGCAACGGCTCCTCGGAGGATCCTGCTCCGCCGCCTGTCTCCGAGCTCCCGGAGGAGCCGTCGTTGGACGGCGGTCTCCGAGGTGACGCGGCTGACAACGACAAAGTTGATGAGCGGAACTGCCTGCTGAGGATAGAAGAAGTGCAGAAAGCATTGCCGAGCGACGGCGGCCCCCCCGTCAAACGGAAGCCCCCCGCCACGGCCAAGAAAGACAAATTGTCTTTTGCCCTGTCGCCGAATCCCCAACCAGTCCAGGAGGCGGTCCCGTCTCCGTGCAGGGACGCGGACGCAGCGGCGCAATCGCACGAGCAAAGTTGCGAGACGGCTGCCCAAATCGCCGGCGTCTCGGACCCGGAAATCTTCcacgacgaggacgaggacgaggacgacggCACCGAGGACGGCGGCAGCAGTTGGGCGGACTCCGTCAACTCCCAGGAGAACGACGCAGGTTTGTTTTGCAACGAGAGCTGTCAAACCATTTGGAATCACATCTGAGAATTTGGaggctttttaatcaacattttttgccggCAAATTCCAAGCGCAGCTGTTATGTGttcatttgttccactttttatgttatgaggacgtcttcgaCCATTTTTGATGCACTGCACACGCTCGTCCTCCTCTTTTACTCATCACTTAATTACTTGCATGATTTCAAATGGGggaaatagtttgacatgaacaaatattgtcaaacacaaaaatgtatgaaGCGCATGTAGTTGTGTTTATTGCTGAAACGCGAGCTGCGCGGCTTCAACGGAAACGGATCATTCAAAGGATCGTCTGCGGTCACAATGAAGGGTGGGATTCATCTGACATCGTGAATGCCATCGTTTTTTGTGACGAAGGAATTCGTTACGGCGTGAACTACTTTCAACGTGATCGGCGCTCGGCAAATGCTGGTGGCGCCCGTCTGGTTGCGCCGGTTTAATGATGGTTAGCCGGGAAATTGCAAAGTCGGCTTCGCCGGCGAGGACGGCGCTCAGCGGCACTTCACGGCCTGCAGATTGTGGAGATGGGAGGTGAAAGTTCAAAGTCTTCATTTGCCACTTTGCTTCTTGGGCCAATTTTAGGAGCGTCTCGTCCTACCTGATGATGGTTTGCTTTGTCACATGacagatgacatcatcatgtgACCGCGGTGACGTCACAACCGGatggaacaaaacaaattggGCAAAATAGTGTCGTCTCGGATGTTGGCGGAGACCAGCACAATTTCGAtgctttctttctctctttctttctttgcacGATTTACACAAGAGCGGCAGGACAGTGAAATCCTTTTGCTGTTTTTCTTGCTGTCGCTCTTGCAGCCGCTGGCGGCTTTAGCGTGTGGGGGGGGGCGCTTATGATGCTAGTAGCCAAGGGGGGAGGGGCTCCATGGCATGACGGGGAGGGGAGGGCGGCGGCTGTTTGTAGGGGATGAAGCGGACGCTTGCGCGTAACCCGAGAGCGCTGGcagccggcggcggcggcgcatcGCCGGCATGTCGGCGAGCGGACGACGGATGTAACCCggcatgcgtgtgtgcgtccGGCAGGTGACGTGTTTGACGAGGCGGCGCCCGACGGGACCCCGGAGACGGCCAGCATGGTCACCCCCACTCCCACGCCCACCCGGACCACCGAGGACCTCTTCGCCGCCATACACAGGTACGAGCGGCAGCGTTGTCTTGCGCTCGACCGGCGAGCAGTCGAGCAGTCGAGCAGTCGTGGGCGGGCAGGAAGGAGCTTCCCGCTCGCTTTCCCAAAAGTGCCTCGTTTGCAGTCTCATTAGTGCTTTGTTCTTTAGTTGCCCTTTGACCCGTCCGTGCTCTTTGGCGAGGCGTTAGCATGAAGCCAGCCGACTTGTTTTGCGTCTAGTTTCAAGTGCAGCTAACATGAAACCGCTTGAAGATTTGTATGCTCACTATCTGAACCCAGTTTAATTTTGGGCCAAAAAGCAAACCAGCAAATGAGTCTCATTTTGCCAAACTCTGAAGTTGTCAAGTTGCCGTCGTGTGACGCCTTGTTGCCTCTTCAGACCGCAGCCGAGCTCCATTTTGTCTCCCTGCACTCAAGAGATGCAAAAGTGCCAtcttgtgtgtgcttttgcGCTCTCTGACACACATCTCGTATACGCTGTTGCAAgcaggaagggggaggggcacATGAATTTGTCATGCGGCGTGACACTTTATTTTTCAAGCTCACGTTTCACTTCTCTGAGTTGAGCGCTTGCAATTTGAGTCCAAAGCTTGCAAACGTCGCCATCTACAGGAACCCGTCAGTCATTACAAAGCGGGATTGTCTTCCACATGTTGTCAAATGGACTGGACCAATATGGCGGTTCAGACGTCCGTCCCAGATGACGGAGTTGAAAAGCCGGCGATGAGCGGCACAAGCGTGACATGAAACGTGATCACGTGACAGATGAGACGCCAAGGAAACGCCGTCCAGCCGGCATCCGTTTGTGTTGCCGGCGCTATGCTAACGTTGCGTGCTTATGTAAGCCGAGCGAGGCGCCAGCGTCGGCTTGAATGTAGGCCAACGCCGGCACATTCCACTTTGCAAAACACCGCACCCCCCACACCCCCGcaccccccacaccccacccctcccctcgCTGACATCTAATCTGAGGATTAGCGATTTTGTCTCACTGCCGCCTTCATTGCTGCAACGCAATTTCTCTTTGTGGCGTTTCCTTTTCAATACGGACAGATTCGAGGCAAACTAattcattcatgaaaaaaatggaaatgtggaaactattttacaataaatgaaTTCATTAATAAGCAAACACATGTTAAATgcatttgtgaaattgttttgatattttcttcattttaatctatcaaataacacaaatattttataaaatacttCAAATCCATCCATAGTTTGCCGCATTTCCAACTTGATTTGTGTCGACGCATTCCAAAGTTGACAATTGATGTCAAAGGTCACagaagaagttttttttctgacagttGATCAAAacccacatttttcaaattttcgtcatttctttttcattttagtatgtcaacaaaatatttggggggggggggctaacgTTTGAAACATAttaataggggggggggggggtcttgtcATTTTGGATGTGACGCGAGTTGAGTTTGATGCTGCCGCGCCGTCCTGATGATGACGTTTCCCGTCGGCAGGTCCAAGCGGAAGGTCCTGGGTCGCAAAGAGTCGGAAGAAGACAAGCCCCGGTCGGGGAGTCAGTCGCCCCCCGCGACGCCCCCCACCACGCCCCCCTGCGGCTCCCCCGTGTCGGCGTGCTTGTCGCGGCCGTCGGGCTCCATCCAGCGTCCGCTGCGCAAGTCGTCCACCAGCAGCGACAACTTCAAAGCGCTGCTGCTGAAGAAGGGCAGCCGTTCGGACGGCGCCTTCCGCATGTCCGCCGCCGAGATGCTGCGTTCCACCGACCCCCGCTGGCAGCGCGAGCGCgaccccccgccgccgccgtcctcgCCGCCCCGCGGCAAGCGCGCGGCGGACGAGCGCGGCCGCTACGAGGCGCCGGCGCTGTCGCCGCCGGCCGCCTTCAAGTACGGCCGCTCGCGCACGCCCCCGTCGGCCGCCAGCAGCAAATACAACGCGCGATGTCGGATCCTCAGCAGCCCCATGACCGTCATCTGCGAGCGAGACGGCGAGTACGCCGACGCCAACGCCACCTTATCTGACGACGGCGGCCGTTGAGGACTCAAAGGACTTGGGAGCTTCTTCAGGTTTCATTTTCATGCGTTTGTTTACGTTCTGCCGTCGCGCGTCCTTCCTGCGTTTTGACGAGCAGGCATGCTTCAGTCCAGTACCACAACGCGCTCCGCAAACTTTGTTTTTCCCGCCGTTCAGGCTCGTTACGATTTTTCATAGGCCGACAAGAGTTTGTTGTTGAATCCCACAGAGGCGGACGATCAGCGGCATTCCCGATCAGCGGCATTCCCGATCGCGACGGATATTGATCCGTGCGGCAAAagagatcttttttttctttttgttccaaTCGATCCGTGCGGCAAACCAGTGGTGGGATTTGAGTTTACTTTTATGGTACACGGGTTGACACTTGACCTTTGCGTGCCCCAACTTACACAGTTTTCATTCATGAAcgctcgttttgtttttttgctactgGCCACAATTTTGTGCTTCAAATGAAGGCCAAAAAACAAAGCAGGAAACGTCGCTGTTGCATTTTGAGACTAAGAAATCCAAggatgcaaaatgaaaacactcacaAGGAGCCACAACTTGCGCACTCCAGCTCCTGATGTCAAGCAAtaaggccacgccccttaaaggtGCACATCTAACACACAAATTCTCCAATACAATCCTTTTTTCACTGCACTTTATACAATCCCGTGTTCTCTTTGTAATAAAGAACAATACAAAAGTGCTGAGTCACTGTCTGTCTGTCCCACTGCACTTCCCTCCTGTAATGCCCtcgcatgtgggaaaggagagccactgTTGCCGATGCACTTTTCAGCCAGCAAATGGCATAACGAGTAGACTCGTGCAGGAGCTGTTGTGGGCCACGGCTCACACCCGGACACTTACGCAGATTCTCGGATGTCACCGCCAAgtcccgcctcttaaaggcacatgcaTGTTCACaggttgtttttgtgttgcaaaaTGTTTATGACGCATTTGAGAAGTTGAAATGCACGTTTCAagcgccccccccaaaaaaaatgtgcatgttttcaATGTATTGCTCTGAAGCATGTCTGTTCACCGAGACAAAAAGTGGACAAGGTGctgtccaaaacaaaaaaacttccaaTTGGACCTTTTGCACTGTGCGTTCTTGTGCTGTTCCGTTTGTTTGTCCAAAACGTTTTCCTGAAAACCAGCTTCGATGATCATTTTTCCAACCGGTTCTTCTTTGGCTAGTGGTCGCCAAAGTCACACAAACTGCCGTTgatccctcttttttttgttacatattgTTCTGTAgtgtttgtaaataaatgaaagtttaAAGCCACGTGCACtgtttttcattgattttgtttGCTTGCTGAATGAAACCTATTTGATTTCAACGTAAGGATGGATTATTTCATATCAAGTATTATTGAGGCCATCGATACGACTGTCCACTTTCAATTAAAACCGGCTCGTAAATCACGTTTGCCTTTCAATGTGATGACTGCGTCTCGGTCCGGATTCCCACCTTCCACAAATGCCAAATCAGCAGCTCATTATGTGACGGTGGCTGGGTGGGCGGGGCTTTTCTGTCCAATCCCACCAAAAGGACAAGACGTGCCGAGACAGTGGACAATTGACGTCACCGGTGCCCTTGGCGCGCTTTTTCCACAGCGaatccccaaaaaaatggccacTGGGGGGCACTGTAACATTAAGACGCAAACAAAAGGAGCATTTCACAGCTGTTGGTATTTGCACAGGATGTCAAGTTAAATTCAAttcttttttaatcacaagCATGTCAAAAGGCTTCGCAAGGCCACTGCACTTgtacatttttacaattatataaatcagcacaaaggtttacatacatattttttacatttgtactgacttatattaaaaaaaagatttgtctttttgtttgtttatattcacgtgtgtgcgtgcacgaaGATTACAAAGATGCCCAAATGTTTCCAATTCAGCGCAGTCTTGCTTTTGGCCAGGAGAGGGCACCATAAGTGAAGTTTGAAGAACTGAAGGCAATTTTCCAAGCAGTTTCTtcaagtgcttttttttgtgtttctggcCGGGGATGGTTTGATTTAGATTTAGAATCTCTTCCCATGCATGTAAAAATCACAGATATATTTGcgtatgtgaaaaacacgtgaaaattaCGAATTTATTTGTGTGAGCCAAATCTCTCTCTGTCTTGGAGGTGCGTGATCATCATGTGACCAGCGGAGGGCAGCAATGCGCTTGATGTGCCTGTGCCGggaatgaagaagaagaaggaggaggcggaggctTTCGCCGTGACGTCATCGTGATCTTGTTTGTTGTACATGCTACAGCTAGTCGCGCTTGGGttttaatttgtgtgtgttttgtgaagATGACAAGCCCCAAACCCGTCAACATCAGCTCCATACCCATCGACGGCTTTAGCAATTTAAGAATTACCTCCATTTGGACCTTCCTCATGTCTGTAGGTTCAACAAATGAGTGACGCTAGCGCGCTAAGCGCAGTCGTCGCCAAGCCAAACGCGgtcgttttgtttgtttgactttcGGCGTGTCGacggtttgtttttgtgttgtttgcagGTGAAGTGGTCGGAGCCGTGGCTGCTGGCTGCTTTGGCGTTTCACATCGTTTGTCTTTGCCTGACTTTGCTGACGTGCAAGTTTTACAGAGCGCAGATCTGCCACTTCCTGCTCATCAGTAAGAAAAGAAAACGATTCATTGGATCGCCACCTTGTTTTGATTTAGTACAGACTTTAAAGTAAGACTTGTTGCTAGCATGTAACGAAAGGATTTTGATGGCGAATTGTGACCTCGAACTGCAAGTATATGTTGAGTGTTTGGTGTTGTTGTTTCCCACAGTTGCCTTAGTATCCAGTGCTGAATATTTAAATGAGCTGGCAGCAATGAACTGGAGGTAAGCCGAGCCGGTCCGGTCCGGTCACGTTTTGGGAATGTTTGCTCCATTGTGACATGTCAGTGTGCGCTTGAATGAGTGAAGGTGAAACCTGTTGCAGGTTGTTCTCCGAGTTCCAGTACTTTGACTCCAAGGGAATGTTCATCTCGTTGGTCTTCTCCATCCCGTTGCTCTTCAACGCCGTCATCATTGTGGTAATATGACATTTGGTTGTCGGGAGGGACAAAGAtaccactattttttttgttctggagGCTGCGTGTTGTTAGCATTGAGCAAGTGAATTTGTGCGCCGCAGACGGTGTGGCTCTCCAGGACCTTCTCCACGATGGTCCAGCTGAAGACGCTGCAGCTCAAGCGCAAGGCGCGCCTTGCCAAGAAAAGCCACTGACGCTTTCCTCTCGTACGTCACAGCGTTCCCTTTGTTAGCAGGGGTGGCCACGTACGGCCCCGCCCGCTCGCCCCGCCCGCcacaacatacaaaaacaaatgcaacctCAGAGGAAGTGCTGTGAAAGTTGGATTCCAAGTCTGACttggtttgtttcttctttcttcCTCCTCACTCTACATGATTTTCACACACTGGCGGCCAACAACggggcactctaaagtggccacgcCAGCAGACTATCTGACAGGAAGATACGTTTTTCCGACCATAGACGTCGCTAGCTGGCTAACTGCTGGCGGCTGATGCCAAAGAAGACGCTTCAATTCATTGTTTGactttgttttcaaaaatgaGAAGTTTTTGATCCCTATATCAACATTTGTGTCCATTCCATGTAGATAAGAATAGGACACAattcgtcgctgctatgtgaaaaacacgcatgtccatttttgacctTTTTACGCTTTTGGGATGAAATTGAATGCTGAatccaaaaatggaaaaaaacaaaaaacaatggacacaagtgtttttcatatggcAGCGACAaattgcaaacttttttttttgtatgggttGCATTCAAATAGAATTGCTGAAATTTGAAacttattttcataattttggtAAATTTGGCAAAATTCTGAAAAACCTTCATGCAAACAATTAACACTCTTGCTATCAAATCTTTTTGGGCAACACTTGACATGAGCAGAAGCTGAGAATTCTTGCAAAgttgatgacgtcacgtcaGCCATCGTCGCCGTCGCACGATGATGTCGTCAGGAACTAAGTGGCGTCGCGTCCGTTTCAACACTTGTGTCCAAAAGGAAAACCCTTTTCAGCTGGCTTTCACCCCGTGACGTCATCTAGGGAAAGTTTGCCAACACGGCCTCTCAGTTATTCACCAGctggccactagagggcgccaTGAACTAAAATAAACGAAGGGCCCTGGTATGAGGCCAGTAGAAGAAGGGggtgatgatgaggaggaggaggaggaggatgatgaagagGTGTCACGTTACATCCTGGATGAAAGCAAATGAGGAGCGTGTGTGATTGAAGCCATTTGGCCGCGGCAGGCGTCGACTGACTGATTAGCTGATTAGCGATTGTCAAGGCAAGCAGCTGTGAACTTGATTTTTTAGTAATTGCTTGGCTCGACTCGTTTTCAGgcattttaatcaaaatttgttttctttcatcCACAATTGACTTTCAAATCAgttattttctttataaaataGAAGTTCTGTTGGCATACGATTTTGTGTAACTTGTAGAATGTTTTtggaacaaatattttgaatgtaaacaaataaatatatgtatagaCAAGTCAGTGTTTTCCATTAAATTTTCAGTTTGATATAAAAAGATCCCATTCCTTCAAAGTTCTCCCTCCCCAGTGTGTTGTCACAAAGCAACgttttgttgtccttttttcCCACGGTTCCATCCAAGTCGGGGTGAAAAGTGCGGCAGCTGCAGGTCGGCACGAACGCTTGGACAAATTGACACCAACGTTAACACAACAAACACTTCAAGGGTGACGCATCACTaaatcaacagttttttttttcttgctgataAATTGCATAAACTGGTGTGGACAAACGCCGTccacatgtcctggtcattatttggacatttgaatgcatgtttgttgaaagcttaaatttggggcaaaaagcgtgcgtttggcgccatcttcaggttTATCCCTGACATCAACTCAGTTTGTCTGATTGTCCTCTCGTTAGACGACACGATACGGACGACGTCACTTGTGGCGCGTGACGTCGTCGCCCCCGCCAGCCAccggctcattctcgtacacgccCCCTAAACGCCTTCTTAGCCACTTgcagctgtcaatcacagccggACCACGCCCAACTCTGCGGCATGCG is a window from the Vanacampus margaritifer isolate UIUO_Vmar chromosome 19, RoL_Vmar_1.0, whole genome shotgun sequence genome containing:
- the tmem18 gene encoding transmembrane protein 18; the encoded protein is MTSPKPVNISSIPIDGFSNLRITSIWTFLMSVKWSEPWLLAALAFHIVCLCLTLLTCKFYRAQICHFLLIIALVSSAEYLNELAAMNWRLFSEFQYFDSKGMFISLVFSIPLLFNAVIIVTVWLSRTFSTMVQLKTLQLKRKARLAKKSH